A genomic window from Paenibacillus sp. FSL K6-0276 includes:
- a CDS encoding carbohydrate ABC transporter permease, which translates to MKTKRMFTYLFLIIAALISIFPFIWMIISATNQSVDVTKGTLLPGAHLFKNIDNLFSSVDMWQALWNSAKISVVTTVLSLLVASAAGYGFEMYRSRSKDIVFNILLASMMIPFAAIMVPLFQMFAKVSSVIPFLGIDTAAAVILPTFTTAFLIFFFRQSTKMFPKDMMEAGRIDGLSEFGLFFRIYMPTMKSTYAAAAIITFLNSWNNYLWPLIVLQSQENMTVPLLISNLGSGYAPDYGLIMSAIVITTLPTALVFFMMQKQFVAGMTGSVK; encoded by the coding sequence ATGAAAACTAAACGCATGTTTACTTACCTGTTTCTAATCATCGCTGCGCTGATCTCTATCTTTCCATTTATCTGGATGATTATTAGTGCCACGAATCAGTCGGTTGATGTAACTAAAGGGACATTGCTGCCCGGTGCGCATCTCTTTAAGAATATAGACAATTTATTTAGTTCCGTAGATATGTGGCAAGCCCTTTGGAACTCCGCAAAAATCTCTGTGGTGACTACTGTGCTTTCACTGCTGGTAGCATCGGCGGCTGGATATGGTTTTGAAATGTACCGTAGCCGGAGTAAAGATATCGTATTTAATATTTTACTAGCTTCAATGATGATTCCATTTGCAGCGATCATGGTACCTCTATTTCAAATGTTCGCCAAAGTATCAAGTGTGATACCGTTTCTTGGTATCGATACAGCAGCGGCAGTCATTTTACCGACATTCACAACAGCATTCCTAATTTTCTTCTTTCGTCAAAGCACAAAAATGTTTCCTAAGGATATGATGGAAGCCGGCCGCATCGATGGTCTTTCGGAATTTGGTTTATTCTTCCGCATCTATATGCCGACGATGAAATCAACTTATGCCGCCGCTGCGATTATCACCTTCCTAAATAGCTGGAACAATTATCTATGGCCGCTGATTGTATTGCAATCACAAGAAAATATGACCGTGCCACTTCTAATCTCGAATCTTGGATCGGGTTATGCCCCTGACTATGGTTTGATTATGTCTGCGATTGTCATTACGACTCTGCCGACTGCACTTGTATTCTTTATGATGCAAAAGCAATTTGTGGCAGGGATGACGGGTTCAGTTAAATAA
- a CDS encoding ABC transporter ATP-binding protein, with the protein MNLETNKEKNLGYLPGEIALPESLTGTQFIKMMADLRGINDMTHTNYLISKFELDPAGSLKRMSLGMKRKLAIVTAFMHNPDVLVLDEPTSGLDPIMQNVFIDFIKEEKEKGKTILLSSHIFNEIDATCDKISIIKDGRLISTFIADELRHNESKSFEFEFNSKEEFERFSIEVLSLKDIEVTSLKAHKKQAEIRVNDSDINMFINTLSEYDLKFFSEIKFTLEDYFMKFYDRNSNSEGGANHNAIDRD; encoded by the coding sequence ATGAACCTTGAAACCAACAAAGAAAAGAATCTAGGGTATTTGCCCGGGGAAATTGCCTTGCCTGAATCGCTGACGGGGACACAGTTTATTAAGATGATGGCTGATTTACGTGGCATCAATGATATGACTCATACCAATTATTTGATTTCAAAATTTGAGCTTGATCCAGCGGGCAGTTTAAAACGCATGTCTTTAGGGATGAAGCGGAAGCTCGCTATTGTAACAGCTTTTATGCATAATCCCGACGTTCTTGTTCTTGATGAACCTACAAGCGGTCTTGATCCCATCATGCAAAATGTATTTATTGATTTCATCAAAGAGGAAAAAGAAAAAGGGAAAACGATTTTACTATCGAGCCATATCTTTAATGAGATTGACGCTACCTGTGACAAAATATCAATTATCAAAGATGGAAGGTTAATTTCAACCTTTATAGCCGATGAGCTTCGTCACAATGAGAGCAAATCCTTTGAATTTGAATTCAACTCCAAAGAAGAGTTTGAACGTTTTAGTATAGAGGTTCTGTCTCTAAAAGACATTGAAGTCACTTCTTTAAAAGCGCATAAAAAACAAGCGGAAATACGAGTGAATGATAGCGACATCAACATGTTCATAAACACCCTATCAGAGTATGATTTGAAGTTTTTCTCAGAGATCAAGTTTACGCTTGAGGATTACTTTATGAAGTTTTATGACCGAAACTCTAATTCAGAGGGAGGTGCCAACCATAATGCCATTGATAGAGATTAA
- a CDS encoding response regulator transcription factor, translated as MKPIFKIMIVDDEMLVRQGIKHLLDWEQEGYRIVGEASNGLEALNMMDEISPHIIITDIVMPVMGGEKLVKIVKEKYPQIEVIVLSSFSEYDYVRSTFQSGVADYILKPKLEADYLLSILNKTTAKMAGMKMTDPGTDPEEKQLLLVIEKLITGYESVLEPTMLHSKFPHRQFAFFGADMKHIKDSGDKLNFATELERGIHKFALDDVVFIRLKFINDSVIYLLNANPEQWDELVIELRYLISEIEHRVRETHFIISQSFADFERLGEIYRDNYLKLTRYSFYLPERSLIENDHLPGLPGAYQEIDMGELMDQLRRKQFQKAFTEFLEYVHLHSMDYRIDIFEFKSLLGNFIFNVATTLGKMKCEIGGLEETKYDYFRKIDEALYASDAIAVTEAFIREVERTIGETNPSVNPNMTKLLEYIQNHYADPITLTGVARQFHFNASYLSSYFTAHNGEGFSEYLNKVRVEKAMELLETTEKSISDISASVGYSDQSYFTKVFKKQTGISPSRYRRRDVAQP; from the coding sequence ATGAAACCAATATTCAAGATTATGATTGTGGATGACGAGATGTTAGTTAGACAGGGAATAAAGCACCTTTTGGATTGGGAACAAGAAGGGTATCGAATCGTCGGCGAGGCTTCTAACGGTCTTGAAGCACTAAATATGATGGACGAGATCAGTCCTCATATCATTATTACAGATATCGTAATGCCTGTAATGGGCGGGGAGAAGCTGGTCAAGATCGTAAAGGAGAAGTACCCTCAAATTGAAGTCATCGTATTAAGCAGTTTCAGTGAATACGATTACGTCCGATCCACATTTCAGAGTGGTGTAGCGGATTATATCCTGAAGCCGAAGCTGGAAGCCGATTACCTGTTGTCCATCCTAAATAAAACAACGGCTAAAATGGCAGGGATGAAGATGACCGATCCAGGTACCGATCCAGAGGAAAAGCAACTTTTACTAGTCATCGAGAAGCTCATTACAGGATATGAATCTGTGCTGGAACCTACGATGCTACATTCGAAGTTTCCTCACAGACAATTCGCGTTTTTCGGAGCGGATATGAAACATATTAAAGATTCTGGCGACAAGCTAAACTTCGCAACTGAATTGGAAAGAGGAATCCATAAGTTCGCTTTGGACGATGTTGTGTTTATTCGACTAAAGTTCATTAACGATTCGGTTATTTATTTGCTCAACGCTAATCCAGAACAATGGGACGAGCTTGTGATTGAGCTCCGTTATCTGATCTCGGAAATAGAACATCGTGTGAGAGAAACGCATTTTATCATCAGTCAGAGCTTCGCGGACTTTGAAAGACTTGGTGAGATTTATCGTGACAATTATTTGAAGCTTACACGATACAGTTTCTACTTGCCGGAACGAAGTCTGATTGAGAATGATCATTTGCCGGGACTTCCGGGAGCGTATCAGGAAATTGACATGGGAGAATTAATGGATCAGTTGAGACGTAAGCAATTCCAGAAGGCATTTACAGAGTTTCTGGAATATGTCCATCTGCATTCAATGGATTATCGCATTGATATTTTCGAATTCAAATCGCTATTGGGGAACTTTATATTTAACGTAGCGACCACGCTTGGAAAAATGAAGTGTGAGATCGGAGGTCTGGAGGAGACCAAATACGACTACTTCCGAAAAATAGATGAAGCGCTGTATGCAAGTGATGCTATTGCTGTTACTGAAGCATTCATTCGTGAAGTTGAGCGCACTATTGGTGAGACGAATCCATCGGTTAACCCAAATATGACGAAGCTACTCGAATATATTCAGAATCATTATGCAGATCCGATCACACTGACAGGAGTAGCTAGACAGTTCCATTTTAATGCTTCTTATTTATCGAGTTATTTTACTGCACATAATGGCGAAGGGTTTAGTGAGTACCTGAACAAAGTCCGGGTGGAAAAAGCTATGGAGTTGCTCGAGACAACGGAGAAATCAATTTCCGATATTAGCGCAAGCGTGGGTTATTCAGATCAGAGTTATTTCACCAAGGTATTTAAAAAGCAGACTGGCATTTCTCCGAGCCGGTACCGGAGACGGGACGTAGCGCAGCCATGA
- a CDS encoding sugar ABC transporter permease has translation MISIFYFYPMIQALILSFKTGRGSNLHFTGFDNYIRLFSDTTFLTAVKNTFIYLIIQVPVMLVLALFIAVLLNDERLKFKGFFRTAIFLPTVTSLVAYSVVFKYMFGAEGIINKFLVNLHLISEPIQWITDPFWAKVTIIIAITWRFAGYNMIFYLSSLQNVDKSIYEAAHIDGASAFTQFFKITIPLLKPIILFTTITSTIGTLQLFDEVVNITKGGPGNATMSISQYIYNLSFEYTPDFGYAATVSYSIVVMVLILTLIQNKIGGDKR, from the coding sequence ATGATCAGTATTTTCTATTTTTATCCAATGATCCAAGCTTTAATTCTATCCTTTAAGACGGGTAGAGGAAGCAATCTTCATTTTACCGGATTTGATAACTATATTCGATTGTTTAGCGATACCACGTTCCTTACAGCCGTCAAAAACACATTTATTTACTTAATTATTCAGGTCCCAGTCATGCTGGTGCTGGCTCTCTTTATCGCTGTGTTGCTTAATGACGAAAGACTGAAATTCAAAGGTTTTTTCAGAACGGCCATATTTCTGCCGACGGTAACGTCACTTGTAGCGTACTCCGTTGTTTTTAAGTACATGTTTGGAGCCGAAGGTATCATCAATAAATTTCTAGTGAATCTGCATTTAATCAGCGAACCGATTCAGTGGATTACTGACCCCTTTTGGGCCAAAGTTACGATCATCATTGCCATCACTTGGCGCTTTGCTGGCTATAATATGATTTTCTATTTGTCATCCCTACAAAATGTCGACAAATCTATTTATGAAGCTGCTCACATCGATGGCGCCAGTGCATTTACTCAATTTTTCAAAATTACAATTCCCCTATTGAAGCCGATTATCTTGTTTACGACGATAACATCGACCATTGGAACACTTCAGTTGTTTGACGAGGTGGTTAACATCACGAAAGGTGGACCCGGCAATGCAACCATGTCGATTTCCCAATATATTTATAACCTTTCTTTTGAATACACGCCTGACTTCGGATACGCTGCAACCGTCTCCTACTCGATTGTTGTAATGGTGCTCATTCTGACGCTAATTCAGAACAAAATAGGAGGAGACAAGAGATAA
- a CDS encoding extracellular solute-binding protein, whose amino-acid sequence MKKLLSVMLASVVLLSACSTGGTKNETSNSGNSGAEGSTKPKEITVWAWDPAFNIAAMNVAKDAYAKVNPDVTVNVVENAQADIVQKLNTGLNSGSTKGLPNIVLIEDYRAQSFLQAYPDSFYELSDVVKAADFADYKIGPTSVDGKQYGVPFDSGVTGMYVRTDYLEQAGYSLDALQDIDWKQYIEIGKAVKEKTGKSMLTLDPNDLGLIRVMIQSAGAWYTGDDGQTPTIEGNAALKEALELYKEMMDSGIVKVNSDWSQFVGAFNGGEVATVPTGNWITPSIKAEASQSGKWAVAPLPKLATTEGSVHASNLGGSSWYVMNVDGKEAAAEFLAKTFASDAELYQTLNTKVGVIGTLKAAASGEAYSAADEFFKGQKVVSDFAAWTEQIPNVNYGMNTYAIEDIMVVAVQSYLGGKDVDTVLKDAQKQADTQIR is encoded by the coding sequence GTGAAAAAATTATTATCCGTAATGCTAGCTAGTGTGGTTCTACTGTCGGCATGTTCCACAGGTGGAACGAAAAATGAAACGAGCAACTCTGGTAACTCCGGAGCCGAAGGTAGTACCAAGCCAAAAGAGATTACAGTTTGGGCTTGGGACCCGGCGTTTAACATTGCCGCTATGAATGTTGCCAAAGATGCTTATGCGAAAGTTAATCCGGACGTAACGGTTAACGTCGTTGAGAACGCGCAAGCTGATATCGTTCAAAAGCTGAACACGGGGCTAAACTCTGGTTCCACGAAGGGTCTGCCTAACATTGTACTGATCGAAGATTATCGTGCGCAGAGCTTCTTGCAAGCGTATCCGGATTCCTTTTATGAATTGTCGGATGTTGTAAAGGCTGCTGACTTTGCGGATTATAAGATTGGCCCGACCAGTGTTGACGGCAAGCAGTACGGTGTTCCGTTTGATTCTGGTGTAACTGGAATGTATGTACGGACAGATTATCTCGAGCAAGCAGGCTACAGCCTGGATGCATTACAGGATATCGACTGGAAGCAATATATCGAGATTGGTAAAGCTGTTAAAGAGAAAACCGGCAAAAGCATGCTGACGCTTGATCCAAATGATCTTGGACTTATCCGAGTAATGATCCAATCGGCGGGTGCATGGTATACGGGAGATGATGGTCAAACTCCGACCATAGAAGGCAACGCTGCTCTGAAAGAAGCACTTGAATTGTACAAGGAAATGATGGATTCTGGCATCGTGAAAGTAAATTCGGACTGGAGCCAATTTGTAGGCGCATTCAATGGTGGTGAAGTGGCTACTGTGCCGACAGGTAACTGGATTACACCTTCGATTAAAGCCGAAGCTTCCCAATCTGGTAAGTGGGCAGTAGCTCCACTACCTAAGCTAGCAACAACAGAAGGCTCAGTCCACGCATCCAACCTTGGTGGTAGCTCCTGGTATGTAATGAATGTAGATGGTAAAGAAGCAGCAGCGGAGTTCCTTGCAAAGACTTTTGCTTCTGACGCTGAATTATATCAGACGTTGAATACAAAAGTTGGTGTTATCGGCACCTTGAAAGCTGCGGCGAGCGGTGAAGCTTACTCAGCTGCGGACGAGTTTTTCAAAGGCCAAAAGGTCGTATCTGACTTTGCAGCATGGACCGAGCAAATTCCTAACGTCAACTATGGCATGAACACTTACGCAATCGAGGACATTATGGTTGTAGCGGTGCAATCTTACCTAGGTGGCAAAGATGTAGATACTGTTCTGAAAGATGCGCAGAAGCAAGCGGATACTCAAATTCGATAA
- a CDS encoding histidine kinase, translating to MIGNIINKIRKQGLFLKLFLVTLISIVTVSLLTLAITIRMSENLFLKTFSITNGKLLNQMKTNLESYNNVVATGATMTAQNGAIRSYLSGGETDAVTLAIKTYQMTESMRAVRSNLSAFDIGIMIVGANGRSYSTDPWYWSATAEELKNHTITKATVAHPQQILYQLYQKEDGKTKKKEIMLVASKALFDHSTGSIYGTMYIAIRDSDFKTFYANFTSEGNDVVLLNGKGQIVSSNRTELIGLLDQQLLQEVVAEQSSGDNGESVYVMGNERVVFSEYLPEFDFYLVNLIDKKAVTGQMVNAKAVSLTIMAIVAISLIIVFLITRKMTKSLRVLVKQMSSIPTGEFDNHVDVTNSSYEVKELGNAFNFMLDSLHDYVDKLMETQKQQRNAELAALQMQINPHFLYNTLASIKFLVQQGNKEKAAGTINSLISLLQNTVSDVHSTIPVSQELESLKHYVYINHVRYGEKIRVNYFVEPESLDYHMPKLILQPFIENAFFHAFNLKDEGRILIMIAVQEDQLVCEVVDNGDGMDLDPNLLEEEQLPASKHKRQLFSGIGIRNVDDRIKLLYGERYGINITSKRNEGTQIVITLPLLKN from the coding sequence ATGATTGGAAATATCATAAACAAGATTAGAAAGCAGGGCTTATTTCTCAAGCTGTTTCTCGTGACTCTCATTAGCATCGTAACCGTATCACTCCTGACGCTGGCTATTACGATCCGTATGTCAGAAAATTTATTTTTAAAGACCTTCAGCATAACGAACGGCAAACTACTGAATCAGATGAAGACAAACTTGGAGTCTTACAACAACGTTGTAGCTACGGGCGCTACAATGACAGCTCAGAATGGGGCCATCCGAAGCTATTTGTCTGGGGGAGAGACGGATGCAGTGACTCTTGCTATCAAAACCTACCAGATGACAGAAAGCATGCGTGCAGTCCGCTCCAACCTCAGTGCCTTTGATATTGGTATTATGATTGTAGGTGCGAATGGCAGAAGTTATTCAACCGATCCTTGGTATTGGTCTGCTACCGCTGAAGAACTGAAGAACCACACGATTACGAAAGCGACAGTGGCCCATCCTCAGCAAATTCTGTACCAACTTTATCAAAAAGAGGATGGTAAAACTAAAAAGAAAGAGATCATGTTAGTGGCTTCTAAAGCTCTGTTTGATCATTCGACCGGCAGTATCTATGGCACTATGTACATTGCAATTCGTGATAGCGATTTTAAGACCTTCTATGCCAATTTTACGAGTGAAGGTAATGATGTTGTGTTGCTGAATGGAAAAGGACAAATCGTATCCAGCAACAGGACAGAGTTAATTGGGCTGCTTGATCAACAGTTGCTTCAAGAAGTAGTTGCTGAACAGAGCTCAGGAGACAATGGAGAATCTGTCTATGTTATGGGGAATGAACGAGTAGTGTTCTCGGAATATTTGCCTGAATTTGATTTTTATTTGGTGAATTTGATCGATAAGAAAGCTGTGACTGGTCAGATGGTAAATGCCAAAGCAGTGTCGTTGACGATTATGGCTATCGTAGCAATTTCGCTTATTATTGTATTTTTAATTACAAGGAAAATGACGAAGTCCTTGCGTGTACTCGTTAAACAGATGTCGAGTATTCCTACAGGCGAGTTCGATAATCATGTAGATGTCACTAATAGTAGCTATGAAGTTAAGGAGTTAGGTAACGCCTTCAATTTCATGCTTGATTCACTTCATGATTATGTTGATAAGCTGATGGAGACCCAGAAGCAACAACGTAATGCGGAGCTGGCGGCACTCCAAATGCAGATCAATCCACATTTTTTATATAATACGCTAGCTTCTATCAAATTTCTGGTGCAGCAGGGCAATAAGGAAAAAGCAGCAGGAACGATAAATTCACTAATCTCACTTCTGCAAAATACGGTCAGTGATGTTCATTCTACCATTCCCGTTAGTCAAGAATTGGAGTCACTGAAGCATTATGTGTATATTAATCACGTGAGGTACGGTGAGAAGATTCGTGTGAATTACTTTGTGGAGCCTGAGAGCTTGGATTATCATATGCCGAAGCTAATTCTTCAACCTTTTATCGAAAATGCATTCTTTCATGCATTCAACCTTAAAGATGAGGGAAGAATTCTCATCATGATTGCCGTGCAGGAAGATCAACTTGTATGTGAAGTTGTAGATAACGGTGATGGAATGGATCTTGACCCGAATTTGTTGGAAGAGGAGCAGCTACCAGCGTCGAAGCACAAACGCCAACTGTTCTCCGGGATCGGTATACGGAATGTGGATGACAGAATCAAATTGTTATACGGAGAGAGATACGGGATTAATATTACAAGCAAACGGAATGAAGGTACACAAATCGTTATTACGCTTCCATTGTTAAAAAACTAA
- a CDS encoding ABC transporter permease subunit: MFSKTIFKQTLKANFKLWLIFTIIMSVFSGVLIAVFDPKTLSSMSDMMKDTPLASMLGSTTFLGMLSQTFYSMQGVILPLIFVIMTANSLIASQVDRGSMAYLLSTPIKRSTVVRTQAIYLVTSLVVMFTILSIS; the protein is encoded by the coding sequence ATGTTTAGTAAAACGATCTTTAAACAAACATTGAAAGCCAATTTCAAGTTATGGCTTATTTTCACGATAATTATGAGTGTGTTTAGTGGCGTACTCATTGCCGTTTTCGATCCAAAGACTCTATCCAGTATGTCGGATATGATGAAGGACACACCACTTGCGAGCATGTTAGGATCAACCACTTTCCTTGGCATGCTCTCTCAGACCTTCTATTCGATGCAGGGTGTTATTCTGCCATTGATCTTTGTGATTATGACCGCCAATAGTCTTATTGCGTCTCAGGTAGATAGAGGCTCCATGGCTTACTTGCTATCAACACCTATAAAAAGAAGCACAGTGGTCAGAACACAGGCTATTTATCTAGTAACATCGCTTGTTGTAATGTTTACGATTTTATCCATCTCGTAG
- a CDS encoding DUF3955 domain-containing protein translates to MKKKYLFASAPLLLGIISLMISGMVGSSVGADGILHEPAFFLIPLGFLFIFSGIIAWLFIGLGSVLHNRNKIS, encoded by the coding sequence ATGAAAAAAAAATATCTATTCGCCTCTGCCCCCCTATTGTTAGGAATCATTAGTTTAATGATCTCGGGTATGGTGGGTTCAAGCGTGGGAGCAGATGGTATATTGCATGAGCCGGCTTTTTTCTTAATTCCACTTGGCTTCCTGTTTATTTTCAGCGGTATTATTGCATGGTTATTTATAGGTCTCGGCTCAGTCCTCCACAATAGAAACAAGATTTCATAA
- a CDS encoding ATP-binding cassette domain-containing protein — protein MPLIEINDLTKDYGQGRGVFNINLSIEKGEVFGFVGTNGAGKTTVIRHLMGFLKPQIGSVRINGMDCWEDSAEIKKMIGYTPGEIAFPNAPTGTEFLKQQAELLGLKDMTYANTIIEKLQLDPTANLKRMSKGMKQKTAIVATLMADPDILILDEPTTGIDPLMRAEFVDILNEEKKKGKTIFMSSHMFEEVEHTCDKVALIKDGQIIAVKSTLEVKHNEEKTYKIEFTSPEDYQRFLTEPFDCADQRESQNQVIVKIHDRQINTLFKVLKGYEIKFITENKYTLEKYFRSLY, from the coding sequence ATGCCATTGATAGAGATTAATGATTTGACAAAAGATTATGGCCAAGGACGAGGTGTTTTTAACATTAATCTCTCGATTGAGAAAGGTGAAGTGTTTGGTTTTGTCGGCACAAATGGAGCAGGTAAAACCACAGTGATTCGTCATTTGATGGGCTTCTTAAAGCCACAAATCGGAAGTGTAAGAATTAACGGAATGGACTGTTGGGAAGACTCGGCTGAGATAAAGAAAATGATTGGCTATACGCCTGGAGAGATCGCATTTCCCAATGCTCCAACTGGAACGGAATTCCTAAAACAGCAGGCTGAGCTGTTAGGACTCAAAGACATGACTTATGCAAATACAATCATAGAGAAACTCCAACTAGATCCAACAGCTAACTTGAAAAGAATGTCTAAGGGTATGAAGCAAAAGACTGCAATTGTCGCTACCTTAATGGCTGATCCTGATATTTTGATTCTGGATGAACCGACAACAGGAATTGACCCTCTGATGAGAGCTGAATTTGTAGATATATTAAACGAAGAAAAGAAGAAAGGAAAAACGATTTTTATGTCGAGTCATATGTTTGAAGAAGTTGAACATACCTGTGACAAGGTTGCTCTTATTAAAGATGGTCAAATTATTGCTGTGAAATCAACTCTTGAGGTTAAACACAATGAAGAGAAGACGTACAAAATTGAGTTTACTTCGCCTGAGGACTACCAACGTTTTTTAACAGAGCCATTTGATTGTGCAGATCAACGTGAAAGTCAAAATCAAGTCATTGTAAAGATACATGATCGTCAGATCAACACGCTCTTCAAAGTGCTCAAAGGGTATGAGATCAAGTTTATCACTGAAAACAAGTACACACTCGAAAAATACTTCAGAAGTCTATACTAA